One genomic segment of Clostridium saccharoperbutylacetonicum N1-4(HMT) includes these proteins:
- a CDS encoding bifunctional riboflavin kinase/FAD synthetase has protein sequence MIVINKDLQYIKDFNNYTALGSFDGLHLGHLSLIYKVVEIAKENHGKSMVFTFKNHPRTLINKENGLKLLMDNERKTEILEKHGIDIVCFQEFDSEFMKMTPREFIKFLIFEYNIKGIVVGFNYKFGYKNLGNVELLRELQDEYGYELHVMEPCIYNGEVISSTRIRKSLENGEVLEASKMLEKPYTLRGEVVHGKKIGRTIGFPTANLKFNKNFVLPKCGVYYTNVKVNNNIYKSITSIGDNPTVNGDKITVETYILDFDRDIYGMQIDVRFMKRIRDNEKFNNLEELRNKLEQDKSFAKNENYVSS, from the coding sequence ATGATTGTTATAAATAAAGATTTACAATATATTAAGGATTTTAATAATTATACAGCACTTGGTAGTTTTGATGGACTGCATTTAGGTCATCTTTCACTAATATATAAGGTGGTAGAAATTGCTAAAGAAAATCATGGTAAAAGCATGGTTTTTACATTTAAAAATCATCCTAGAACTCTTATAAATAAGGAAAATGGTCTAAAACTTTTAATGGATAATGAAAGAAAAACTGAGATTTTAGAAAAACATGGTATTGATATAGTTTGTTTCCAGGAGTTTGATTCTGAGTTCATGAAAATGACACCAAGAGAATTTATAAAATTTTTAATATTTGAGTATAATATTAAAGGCATTGTTGTAGGATTTAATTATAAATTTGGATATAAAAATTTAGGGAATGTAGAACTTTTACGAGAACTGCAAGATGAATATGGTTATGAATTGCATGTGATGGAGCCATGTATATATAATGGTGAAGTAATAAGTAGTACTAGAATAAGAAAATCATTAGAAAATGGTGAGGTACTAGAAGCAAGTAAGATGTTGGAAAAACCATATACATTAAGGGGTGAGGTAGTTCATGGAAAGAAGATTGGACGAACAATAGGATTTCCTACAGCTAACTTGAAATTTAATAAAAATTTTGTTTTACCTAAGTGTGGTGTATATTATACTAATGTTAAGGTAAATAATAATATATATAAGAGCATTACATCTATTGGAGATAATCCTACTGTAAATGGTGACAAAATAACGGTAGAAACATACATATTAGATTTTGATAGAGATATATATGGAATGCAGATTGATGTTAGATTTATGAAAAGAATTAGAGATAATGAAAAATTTAATAACCTAGAAGAGTTAAGAAATAAGCTTGAACAAGACAAATCATTTGCAAAAAATGAAAACTATGTGTCGAGTTAA
- a CDS encoding YlmC/YmxH family sporulation protein produces MGEENKIKYLSDIERYELINVNDGEKYDYLLNNDLIIDDDGNFKYLIVNLNGGKFNIFSSKDFLEIPWSCVKKIGAKTIILDAEEDVIKKVKL; encoded by the coding sequence ATGGGTGAAGAAAATAAGATAAAATATTTAAGTGACATAGAAAGATATGAACTGATTAATGTTAATGATGGGGAAAAATATGATTATTTACTTAATAATGATTTGATAATAGATGATGATGGAAACTTTAAATATTTAATAGTTAATTTAAATGGTGGGAAATTTAATATCTTTAGCAGTAAGGATTTTTTAGAAATTCCATGGAGTTGTGTAAAAAAAATTGGTGCTAAAACAATTATTCTAGATGCAGAAGAGGATGTAATAAAGAAGGTTAAGCTGTAA
- a CDS encoding DHH family phosphoesterase, whose amino-acid sequence MCNIKDIKEEILLSKRIGLSFHTSPDGDAIGSALGLLNALRYLGKDSYIISRDVIPDNLSYLSLANDIDGSTVEPKANTDLVIILDCGNVERISADLTNYNGKVINIDHHISNDKYGFINYIDVTAAATCEIIYLLVKELGFYLKNEIDNQKSHVEIGSAIYTGIVTDTGSFRHSNVTKRTHNIVAELVEFGINSSKIHSNLFDNKPFEKVKLMGHVLSDIKLVLNNKVAVLEIEKKTLEEFNLLNTDTSDVLSVGLGIKGVEVCLLLKEVDDGVKASLRSKNDIDVRKVAEVYGGGGHIKAAGVKQKNVSISEARENLLKILAQEIN is encoded by the coding sequence ATGTGTAATATTAAGGATATAAAAGAGGAAATTTTATTATCAAAAAGAATTGGATTGTCATTTCATACTTCCCCAGATGGGGATGCTATAGGTAGTGCTCTAGGATTGCTTAATGCATTGAGATACTTAGGAAAGGATTCTTATATTATATCAAGAGATGTTATCCCAGATAACCTCTCTTACCTTTCCTTAGCTAATGATATTGATGGAAGCACAGTGGAACCTAAAGCTAATACTGATTTAGTAATTATATTAGATTGCGGTAATGTAGAAAGAATATCTGCAGATTTAACAAACTATAATGGAAAAGTAATTAATATTGATCATCATATTTCAAATGATAAATATGGATTTATTAATTACATAGATGTAACTGCAGCTGCTACTTGTGAAATAATTTATTTGCTAGTAAAGGAATTAGGATTTTATTTGAAAAATGAAATTGATAATCAAAAAAGTCATGTAGAAATAGGAAGCGCTATCTATACTGGAATTGTAACAGATACAGGTTCATTCAGACATTCAAATGTTACAAAGAGGACTCACAATATAGTGGCAGAACTTGTGGAATTTGGAATTAATAGCAGTAAAATTCACAGTAATCTTTTTGATAATAAACCTTTTGAAAAAGTAAAATTAATGGGGCATGTCTTATCTGATATAAAACTTGTATTAAATAATAAAGTAGCTGTTCTTGAAATAGAAAAGAAAACATTAGAGGAATTTAACTTACTAAATACTGATACTTCAGATGTGCTTTCGGTCGGGCTTGGAATAAAAGGTGTTGAAGTTTGTTTGCTTTTAAAAGAAGTAGATGACGGAGTAAAAGCAAGCTTAAGATCTAAAAATGATATAGATGTGAGAAAAGTTGCAGAGGTTTATGGTGGTGGTGGTCACATAAAGGCTGCAGGAGTTAAACAAAAAAATGTAAGTATTTCAGAAGCAAGAGAAAACTTATTAAAAATACTTGCACAAGAAATTAACTAA
- the rpsO gene encoding 30S ribosomal protein S15, whose translation MDKARKLEIIKKFGRSEGDTGSPEVQIALLSERIKYLTEHLKVHKKDHHSRRGLLMMVGQRRGLLNYLSDQDIERYRTIVKELGLRR comes from the coding sequence ATGGATAAGGCAAGAAAATTAGAAATAATTAAGAAATTTGGAAGAAGTGAAGGGGATACTGGTTCACCAGAAGTTCAAATCGCATTACTTTCTGAAAGAATCAAGTATTTAACTGAACATTTAAAAGTTCACAAAAAAGATCACCACTCAAGAAGAGGATTATTAATGATGGTTGGTCAAAGAAGAGGTCTTTTAAACTATTTAAGTGATCAAGATATCGAAAGATACAGAACTATTGTCAAAGAATTAGGTTTAAGAAGATAA
- a CDS encoding ClpP family protease produces MKEYNLNNNNIEKEDENKTKVQDKIEDVKELGNMALANPNKRIQVLSIIGQIEGHSVLPPQTKATKYEHIIPQLIDIEQNEEVKGLLIVLNTVGGDVEAGLAISEMIRSMSKPTVSIVIGGGHSIGVPLATSADFSFITPSATMIVHPVRMNGFVIGVSQTFEYFKKMQERINDFIVRTSKIKLETLQEFMLKTNDLLNDVGTMLVGKQAVDCGLIDEVGGVHEALDKLNELIEK; encoded by the coding sequence ATGAAGGAATATAATTTAAATAACAATAATATAGAAAAAGAAGATGAAAATAAAACAAAGGTACAGGATAAAATTGAAGATGTAAAGGAACTTGGTAATATGGCTTTGGCAAATCCTAATAAGAGAATTCAAGTTTTATCAATAATAGGGCAGATAGAAGGACATTCAGTTCTTCCACCTCAAACAAAAGCTACAAAATACGAGCATATAATTCCACAGTTAATTGATATTGAGCAAAATGAAGAAGTTAAGGGATTATTAATAGTATTAAATACTGTAGGAGGAGATGTGGAAGCAGGGCTTGCTATTTCTGAAATGATCCGCAGCATGTCAAAACCAACGGTATCAATAGTAATTGGTGGAGGGCATTCCATAGGGGTACCACTTGCAACATCGGCTGATTTTTCATTTATTACTCCATCAGCAACAATGATTGTACATCCGGTAAGGATGAATGGATTTGTAATTGGGGTATCACAAACTTTTGAATATTTTAAAAAAATGCAGGAAAGAATAAATGATTTTATTGTGAGAACATCAAAAATCAAATTAGAAACATTGCAAGAATTTATGCTCAAAACTAATGATTTACTTAATGATGTGGGTACAATGTTAGTTGGAAAGCAAGCTGTTGATTGTGGATTGATTGATGAAGTTGGAGGAGTACATGAAGCATTAGATAAATTAAATGAACTTATAGAAAAATAG
- the rbfA gene encoding 30S ribosome-binding factor RbfA — protein sequence MANYRGGRINEEFKREISNLIQNEVKDPRLTAMISVTDVKVTKDLRYAKVYVSIFSKDDEEKKSNLEALKKASGFIRKTVGQKINLRHTPEIIIELDDSINYGMHMDELIQKISKQ from the coding sequence ATGGCAAATTATAGAGGTGGAAGAATTAATGAAGAATTTAAAAGAGAAATTAGTAATTTAATTCAAAATGAAGTTAAAGATCCAAGACTTACAGCTATGATTTCAGTAACAGATGTTAAAGTAACTAAGGACTTAAGATATGCTAAAGTCTATGTAAGTATATTTTCTAAAGATGATGAAGAAAAGAAGAGCAATCTCGAAGCGTTAAAAAAAGCAAGTGGATTTATAAGAAAAACGGTAGGTCAAAAAATAAATTTAAGACATACTCCTGAAATAATTATTGAATTGGATGACTCTATTAATTATGGTATGCATATGGATGAGTTAATTCAAAAAATAAGTAAACAATGA
- the truB gene encoding tRNA pseudouridine(55) synthase TruB: protein MNGVLNIFKNRGMTSFDVVRKIKSLANEKKVGHTGTLDPEATGVLPVCLGRATKTIDYIMNSNKVYEVKFLLGIKTTTYDLEGEVIDKNDTKHLNEDEVSKVIMSFVGEYDQVPPMYSALKKDGVRLYELARQGIEIEREARKINIFNISDLNFELPYVFMRVECSKGTYIRSLCYDIGEKLKVGAAMTELNRAATSVFKQENSINIDDLTKENIEDYIITIEEALAFYPKLTVKSTFTKLLVNGVKVFDKRLTNEKREKNVLYRVYDTEATFIGIGKQDEDGFKIEKLLL from the coding sequence ATGAATGGTGTATTAAACATATTTAAAAATAGAGGAATGACATCTTTTGATGTAGTTAGGAAAATAAAAAGTTTAGCTAATGAAAAGAAAGTTGGTCACACTGGTACACTTGATCCTGAAGCAACAGGAGTGTTACCAGTATGTCTAGGAAGAGCCACTAAAACTATTGATTATATAATGAATAGTAATAAAGTATATGAAGTTAAATTTTTGCTTGGAATTAAAACAACTACATATGATTTAGAGGGTGAAGTAATAGACAAAAATGATACCAAACATCTTAATGAGGATGAGGTTTCAAAGGTAATTATGTCTTTTGTTGGAGAATATGATCAAGTACCACCAATGTATTCTGCACTTAAGAAAGATGGAGTAAGGCTTTATGAATTAGCAAGACAAGGAATTGAAATTGAAAGAGAAGCAAGAAAGATTAATATTTTTAATATATCTGACTTGAATTTTGAACTCCCTTATGTTTTCATGAGGGTTGAATGTTCAAAGGGAACGTATATTAGAAGTTTGTGTTATGATATTGGAGAAAAATTAAAAGTTGGGGCTGCAATGACAGAATTAAATAGAGCTGCGACCTCTGTTTTTAAGCAAGAGAACAGTATAAATATAGATGATTTAACTAAAGAAAATATAGAAGATTATATTATTACAATTGAAGAAGCTCTTGCATTTTATCCAAAATTAACAGTTAAAAGTACATTTACTAAATTGCTTGTAAATGGTGTTAAAGTATTTGATAAGCGATTAACAAATGAAAAAAGAGAAAAAAATGTTTTGTATAGAGTATATGATACTGAAGCTACTTTTATAGGTATCGGAAAGCAAGACGAAGATGGATTTAAAATTGAAAAATTATTGCTTTAG
- the dapG gene encoding aspartate kinase, with protein sequence MKIVVQKFGGTSVSTEDNRKKVVEKVEGAIKKGYSPVVVVSAMGRKGEPYATDTLLSLIDDKFRNTNKLAQDLLMCCGEIISSVVMSKELFNSGIDAIPLTGGQAGIFTDSNFTDAACIETTPKKILELVSQGRVPVITGFQGITENGYFTTLGRGGSDTTASILGVALKAAAIEIYTDVDGIMTADPRVVKNANLIDVISYNEVFQLADKGATVIHPKAVEIAMEGNIPIFIKNTMNSCKGTLINNFGDKATDRLMTGITSQKNRIQVSIRATDNEGNSKYKNVLDLVAANNISLDLINIFPKEQIFTITQNDKNILEDVLEAANLEYTLIENCSKVAVIGSRMKGIPGVMAKIIKALSENNIEVLQTADSHMTIWCLVHSENEKEAINVLHKTFKL encoded by the coding sequence ATGAAAATAGTCGTACAAAAATTTGGAGGAACTTCAGTCTCTACTGAAGATAACAGAAAAAAAGTTGTTGAAAAGGTAGAAGGTGCAATTAAAAAGGGGTATAGTCCTGTTGTTGTTGTATCAGCAATGGGAAGAAAGGGTGAACCTTATGCTACAGATACATTATTATCCTTAATTGATGATAAATTTAGAAATACAAATAAATTAGCGCAAGATTTACTCATGTGCTGTGGAGAAATAATTAGCTCTGTGGTTATGAGCAAAGAATTGTTTAATTCTGGAATTGATGCTATACCACTTACTGGAGGGCAAGCAGGTATATTTACTGATAGCAATTTTACTGATGCTGCTTGCATTGAAACTACACCTAAGAAAATTTTAGAGTTAGTATCACAAGGAAGGGTTCCTGTGATTACTGGATTTCAGGGGATTACTGAAAATGGATATTTTACTACCCTCGGAAGAGGTGGAAGTGATACTACAGCATCAATTTTAGGGGTAGCATTAAAAGCAGCAGCTATTGAAATATATACTGATGTTGATGGTATTATGACAGCTGATCCTAGAGTTGTTAAAAATGCAAATTTAATTGATGTTATAAGTTATAATGAGGTATTTCAATTAGCTGATAAGGGAGCAACTGTAATACACCCTAAGGCAGTGGAAATTGCGATGGAAGGAAATATACCTATTTTTATTAAGAATACAATGAATAGTTGCAAAGGAACACTTATAAATAATTTTGGAGATAAGGCTACTGATAGATTGATGACAGGAATAACGAGCCAAAAGAACAGAATCCAAGTTTCGATTAGAGCAACAGATAATGAAGGTAATTCTAAATATAAAAATGTTTTAGATTTAGTGGCAGCTAATAATATAAGTTTAGATTTAATAAATATTTTCCCTAAAGAGCAAATTTTCACTATAACTCAAAATGATAAAAATATTTTAGAAGATGTTTTAGAAGCTGCTAATTTAGAATATACCTTGATTGAAAATTGTAGCAAAGTAGCAGTTATTGGTTCAAGAATGAAAGGAATACCAGGGGTAATGGCAAAGATTATAAAAGCTTTAAGCGAAAATAATATTGAAGTATTGCAAACAGCAGATTCACATATGACAATTTGGTGTCTGGTGCATTCTGAAAATGAAAAGGAAGCTATAAATGTCTTACATAAAACTTTTAAGTTGTAG
- a CDS encoding polyribonucleotide nucleotidyltransferase, with translation MNNVLTTEIAGRELKVEFGKVGMLSNAATFTSYGDTVILTNVNASPEPRTGIDFFPLSVEYEERLYAVGKIPGGFIKREGRPSEKAILNGRAVDRTIRPLFPKGYRNDVQVVTTVVSVEKDNLPEILAINAASLALCLSSIPYTIPTAAVQVGIIDGKFITNPDTEGREKSTLHLTVCATKERVMMIEAGGQEIPEDKMIDAIKYGFDECQKIIAFQEEAMAKFGKKKDEPVLYAVDPEIEKEVKEFAQDMVKDAMYIMDKDERNAAIDLVYEKVTEEFAEKYPDNMGDIKEILYTMQKKVVRHMLLKEKRRPDGRAFDQVRPLGCEVGILPRTHGTGLFTRGLTQVMTVATLGSISEIQILDGIDEAQSKRYMHHYNFPGYSVGEVKPLRGPGRREIGHGALAERALEPLIPSEEEFPYTIRLVSEVLSSNGSTSQASVCGSTLALLDAGVPIKRPAAGIAMGLITSEDLSEEAVLTDIQGIEDFFGDMDFKVAGTTEGITSIQVDTKLQGFSFNVVENAIRDARKARLTIIDKINECMSAPREDVSLYAPKTQIMNINPDKIRDVIGAGGKVINKIIQDTGVKIDIKEDGTVFVSSTDHEGVKEALKIIDGLTKEVKAGEVYLGKVTKITTFGAFVEILPSKEGLVHISKLANERVNKVEDVVSIGDEILVKVTEIDNQGRINLSRKDALLDNENKDEK, from the coding sequence ATGAATAATGTTCTAACGACTGAAATCGCTGGAAGAGAATTAAAAGTTGAGTTCGGAAAAGTGGGTATGTTATCAAATGCCGCAACATTTACTAGTTATGGAGATACAGTGATTTTAACTAATGTTAATGCATCGCCAGAACCAAGAACAGGTATAGACTTTTTTCCGTTAAGTGTTGAATATGAAGAAAGACTATATGCAGTAGGAAAAATTCCGGGTGGATTTATTAAAAGAGAAGGAAGGCCATCGGAAAAAGCAATATTAAATGGTAGAGCTGTTGATAGAACAATAAGACCTCTATTTCCTAAAGGATACAGAAATGATGTTCAAGTAGTTACTACAGTTGTATCAGTAGAAAAGGATAATTTACCAGAAATTTTAGCAATTAATGCAGCATCACTAGCATTATGTCTTTCAAGCATTCCTTATACAATCCCAACAGCAGCAGTACAAGTAGGAATTATAGATGGAAAATTTATTACAAACCCGGATACAGAAGGACGTGAAAAAAGTACCCTTCATTTAACAGTATGTGCTACTAAAGAAAGAGTAATGATGATTGAAGCTGGTGGTCAAGAAATACCAGAAGATAAAATGATAGATGCTATTAAATATGGCTTCGATGAATGCCAAAAGATTATAGCATTCCAAGAAGAAGCTATGGCTAAATTCGGCAAGAAGAAGGATGAACCAGTATTATATGCTGTAGATCCAGAAATAGAAAAAGAAGTTAAAGAATTTGCACAAGATATGGTTAAAGATGCAATGTATATAATGGATAAAGATGAAAGAAATGCAGCTATAGATCTTGTGTATGAAAAAGTTACTGAAGAGTTTGCTGAAAAATATCCTGATAATATGGGTGATATTAAAGAAATTCTATACACTATGCAGAAAAAAGTTGTAAGACATATGCTTTTAAAAGAAAAGAGAAGACCAGATGGAAGAGCTTTTGATCAAGTAAGACCTCTAGGTTGCGAAGTTGGTATTTTACCAAGAACACATGGAACAGGATTGTTTACAAGAGGATTAACTCAAGTAATGACTGTAGCAACATTAGGATCAATAAGTGAAATTCAAATATTAGATGGAATAGATGAAGCGCAATCAAAGAGATATATGCATCACTATAACTTCCCAGGATATAGTGTTGGTGAAGTAAAACCTTTAAGAGGACCTGGAAGAAGGGAAATTGGTCATGGAGCTTTAGCAGAAAGAGCGCTTGAACCATTAATTCCTTCAGAAGAAGAGTTCCCTTATACAATTAGATTAGTATCTGAAGTTTTAAGTTCTAATGGATCCACTTCGCAAGCATCAGTTTGTGGTTCAACACTAGCATTATTAGATGCAGGTGTGCCAATTAAGAGACCAGCTGCAGGTATTGCAATGGGACTTATCACATCAGAAGATTTATCAGAAGAAGCAGTATTAACAGATATTCAAGGAATAGAAGATTTCTTTGGAGACATGGATTTTAAAGTGGCTGGAACAACAGAAGGTATAACTTCTATTCAAGTTGATACAAAACTTCAAGGGTTTAGTTTTAACGTAGTTGAAAATGCAATTAGAGATGCAAGAAAAGCAAGACTTACTATAATAGATAAAATTAATGAATGTATGTCTGCTCCAAGAGAAGATGTTTCATTATATGCGCCAAAGACACAAATAATGAACATAAATCCTGATAAAATAAGAGATGTTATTGGAGCTGGAGGAAAAGTAATTAATAAAATAATTCAGGATACAGGCGTTAAGATTGACATAAAAGAAGACGGAACTGTATTTGTAAGCTCAACTGACCATGAAGGTGTTAAAGAAGCTCTTAAGATAATAGATGGCTTAACAAAAGAAGTAAAAGCTGGTGAAGTTTATTTAGGTAAAGTTACTAAAATAACTACATTTGGAGCATTTGTAGAGATCTTACCTAGCAAGGAAGGATTAGTTCATATTTCTAAGTTAGCAAATGAAAGAGTAAATAAAGTAGAAGATGTAGTTTCTATTGGAGACGAAATTCTTGTAAAGGTAACAGAAATTGATAATCAAGGAAGAATTAATCTTTCAAGAAAAGATGCTTTATTAGATAATGAAAATAAAGATGAAAAGTAA
- a CDS encoding M16 family metallopeptidase, giving the protein MYNTYTLKNGLRVVTEKIEYLNSVSVGVMVQNGSRNESKEVNGISHFIEHMFFKGTDKRTSKGIMEEIENVGGQINAFTSKEATCYYVKALNTHLELSLDILSDIMLNAKFDPDEIEKEKGVVVEEINMSEDSPEDVLDDAHSKVCFNEDELGYPILGTIPLVKSFTREKILKFIDEKYTPFNSVISICGKFDDKELEDLLNKYFGEWKNDNKYKPEYSKTEIQVGSAYVKKEIEQLHISLGLQGLPYGDENNYALVLLNNIFGNGASSILFQKVREELGLCYSIASYLQPFQEVGTLNIYAGLNRNYGEKALEVIDKEIKLFSKNGITNEQFQINKEKIKANYILGLESTSSRMFSNAKTFLFRNMIKTQEEVIKKIDNISKDDIQYVLKKCFNNGILNAAYVGQDVEYTKLDSIILKNVKAYDNSDISGKQKL; this is encoded by the coding sequence ATGTATAATACATATACCCTTAAAAACGGATTACGAGTCGTAACTGAAAAAATTGAATATCTTAATTCTGTAAGTGTTGGAGTTATGGTTCAAAATGGGTCTAGAAATGAAAGCAAAGAAGTTAATGGAATATCTCATTTTATTGAACATATGTTTTTTAAAGGAACTGATAAAAGAACCTCAAAAGGAATAATGGAAGAAATAGAAAATGTAGGAGGGCAAATTAATGCTTTCACAAGTAAGGAAGCTACATGCTATTATGTTAAAGCATTAAATACTCACTTAGAGTTATCTTTAGACATTCTTTCAGATATAATGTTAAATGCTAAATTCGATCCGGATGAAATAGAAAAAGAAAAGGGAGTAGTAGTTGAAGAAATTAATATGAGTGAAGATTCCCCTGAAGACGTATTAGATGATGCACATTCTAAGGTGTGTTTTAATGAAGATGAATTGGGATATCCTATTTTAGGAACTATACCTTTAGTAAAATCCTTCACAAGAGAAAAAATATTAAAATTCATTGATGAAAAATATACTCCATTTAATTCTGTAATATCAATTTGTGGAAAATTTGATGATAAAGAACTAGAGGATTTACTTAATAAATACTTTGGCGAGTGGAAAAATGATAACAAATATAAACCTGAATATTCAAAAACAGAAATTCAAGTTGGTTCTGCTTATGTTAAAAAAGAAATTGAACAACTTCATATTTCTTTGGGGTTACAAGGGTTACCTTATGGAGATGAAAATAATTATGCGTTAGTTCTTCTTAACAATATATTTGGTAATGGAGCTTCATCTATCCTCTTTCAAAAGGTAAGAGAAGAATTAGGATTGTGTTATTCTATAGCATCTTATTTACAGCCATTTCAAGAAGTCGGTACATTAAATATATATGCTGGCTTAAATAGAAACTATGGAGAAAAGGCATTAGAAGTTATAGATAAAGAAATAAAGTTATTTAGTAAAAATGGAATAACTAATGAGCAGTTTCAGATAAATAAAGAGAAAATTAAAGCAAATTATATTTTAGGTTTGGAAAGTACTAGTTCTAGAATGTTCTCAAATGCAAAAACTTTTCTTTTTAGAAATATGATAAAAACACAAGAAGAAGTTATTAAGAAAATAGATAATATAAGTAAAGATGATATTCAATATGTACTAAAAAAGTGTTTTAATAATGGAATTTTAAATGCAGCTTATGTTGGCCAGGATGTAGAATATACTAAATTGGACTCTATAATTCTTAAAAATGTTAAGGCTTATGATAATTCTGATATTAGTGGTAAACAGAAGTTATAA